The proteins below are encoded in one region of Paraburkholderia phenazinium:
- the gyrB gene encoding DNA topoisomerase (ATP-hydrolyzing) subunit B → MTDTNNSQPDNSYGASSIQILEGLEAVRKRPGMYIGDTSDGTGLHHLVFEVLDNAIDEALAGHCNDIQVIIHADNSISVTDNGRGVPTGLKMDDKHDPKRSAAEIVMTELHAGGKFDQNSYKVSGGLHGVGVSCVNALSAWLRLTIRRDGKKHFMEFHRGVPQNRIIEEINGVAVSPILVTGDTENRGTEVHFLADETIFGSIEYHYDILAKRIRELSFLNNGVRIRLTDQRTGKEEDFAFVGGVKGFVEYINKNKAVLHPNIFHISGEKDGVGVEVAMQWNDSYNENVLCFTNNIPQRDGGTHLTGLRAAMTRVLNKYINDHEVAKKAKVETSGDDMREGLSCVLSVKVPEPKFSAQTKDKLVSSEVRAPVEDVVAKALEDFLQETPNDAKIICSKIVDAARARDAARKAREMTRRKGVLDGVGLPGKLADCQEKDPAKSEIYIVEGDSAGGSAKQGRDRKFQAILPLRGKVLNVEKARYDKLLSSEQIVTLITALGCGIGKEDYNLEKLRYHRIIIMTDADVDGAHIRTLLLTFFYRQMPDMIERGFIYIAQPPLYKIKAGKDERYLKDAAELNAHMLKLALNGSELVTAEGATPIAGDALGELARSYLLAQGVVDRLSRLYDAGALEAVMDGVVLDLSSEEAAEASAKAFEAKLRDDALKPEVRVTTMYDQVRELRSLKVSRTHHGNQKISVLDEEFQLTADYQQLVTTALTFKGLIGPGAVIKRGERSMAVNDFKSAMKWLIADAERNVSKQRYKGLGEMNPGQLWETTMDPAVRRLLRVQIEDAIAADGIFTTLMGDDVEPRRAFIESNALRAGNIDV, encoded by the coding sequence ATGACTGACACGAACAATTCGCAACCCGATAACAGCTACGGCGCCTCTTCGATTCAGATCCTCGAGGGTCTGGAGGCGGTCCGCAAGCGACCGGGTATGTACATCGGGGATACTTCAGATGGCACCGGTTTGCACCACCTCGTCTTCGAAGTGCTGGACAACGCCATCGACGAAGCGTTGGCCGGGCACTGCAACGATATTCAGGTGATCATCCACGCGGACAACTCGATCTCCGTCACCGACAACGGCCGTGGCGTGCCCACCGGTCTGAAGATGGACGACAAGCACGATCCGAAGCGCAGCGCCGCTGAAATCGTGATGACCGAGCTGCACGCCGGCGGCAAGTTCGACCAGAACAGCTATAAGGTGTCCGGTGGCCTGCACGGCGTGGGCGTGTCGTGCGTGAACGCGTTGTCGGCGTGGCTGCGTCTCACCATTCGCCGCGACGGCAAGAAGCACTTCATGGAGTTCCACCGTGGCGTGCCGCAGAACCGCATCATTGAAGAGATCAATGGCGTGGCCGTCTCGCCGATTCTGGTCACCGGCGACACCGAAAACCGCGGCACCGAAGTGCACTTTCTCGCCGACGAGACGATCTTCGGCAGCATCGAATATCACTACGACATTCTGGCCAAACGGATTCGCGAACTGTCGTTCCTGAATAACGGTGTGCGGATTCGCCTGACGGATCAGCGTACCGGCAAGGAAGAAGATTTCGCGTTCGTGGGCGGCGTGAAGGGTTTTGTTGAGTACATCAACAAGAACAAGGCGGTGCTGCATCCGAATATTTTCCACATCAGCGGCGAGAAGGATGGCGTGGGCGTGGAAGTGGCTATGCAGTGGAACGATAGCTATAACGAGAACGTGCTGTGCTTCACGAACAACATTCCGCAGCGCGATGGCGGGACGCACTTGACCGGCTTGCGCGCGGCGATGACGCGCGTGTTGAACAAGTACATCAACGATCACGAAGTCGCGAAGAAGGCGAAGGTTGAGACTTCGGGCGATGACATGCGCGAAGGGTTGTCGTGCGTGTTGTCCGTGAAGGTGCCGGAGCCGAAGTTCTCCGCGCAGACCAAGGACAAGCTGGTTTCTTCTGAAGTGCGGGCGCCGGTGGAGGATGTGGTCGCCAAGGCGCTGGAAGATTTTCTGCAGGAGACGCCGAACGACGCGAAGATCATCTGCAGCAAGATTGTGGATGCGGCGCGCGCGCGGGATGCTGCACGCAAGGCGCGGGAGATGACACGGCGCAAGGGCGTGCTGGATGGCGTTGGTCTGCCCGGGAAGTTGGCGGATTGCCAGGAGAAGGATCCGGCGAAGTCTGAGATTTATATCGTCGAGGGCGACTCGGCAGGTGGATCGGCCAAGCAGGGCCGGGATCGGAAATTTCAGGCGATCTTGCCGCTGCGTGGGAAGGTGCTGAACGTTGAGAAAGCCCGCTATGACAAGCTGCTTTCGTCGGAGCAGATTGTTACTTTGATTACTGCTCTCGGCTGTGGGATCGGCAAGGAAGACTACAACCTTGAGAAGCTGCGTTATCACCGGATCATCATCATGACCGATGCTGACGTGGACGGTGCGCACATTCGGACGCTCTTGCTGACGTTCTTCTATCGGCAGATGCCGGACATGATCGAGCGTGGGTTTATTTATATCGCGCAGCCGCCGCTTTATAAGATCAAGGCGGGGAAGGATGAGCGGTATCTGAAGGATGCGGCTGAGCTGAATGCTCATATGCTGAAGCTCGCGCTCAATGGGTCGGAGCTTGTGACGGCTGAGGGTGCTACGCCGATCGCTGGGGATGCTTTGGGTGAGCTCGCTCGTTCGTATCTGCTCGCGCAGGGTGTTGTCGATCGGTTGAGCCGGTTGTATGACGCTGGGGCGCTTGAGGCTGTGATGGATGGCGTTGTGCTCGATCTTTCTTCGGAAGAGGCCGCGGAGGCTTCGGCTAAGGCGTTCGAGGCCAAGCTCAGGGATGATGCGCTGAAGCCTGAAGTTCGGGTTACGACTATGTATGACCAGGTGCGGGAGCTCCGGTCATTGAAGGTGTCGCGGACGCATCACGGGAATCAGAAGATTTCCGTTCTGGATGAAGAGTTTCAGTTGACCGCGGACTATCAGCAGCTTGTGACTACGGCGCTGACGTTTAAGGGGTTGATTGGCCCGGGCGCTGTGATCAAGCGTGGTGAGCGGAGTATGGCCGTTAATGACTTCAAGAGTGCTATGAAGTGGTTGATTGCTGATGCTGAGCGGAATGTTTCCAAGCAACGCTATAAGGGTCTCGGTGAGATGAATCCTGGGCAGCTTTGGGAGACTACGATGGATCCGGCTGTTCGACGGCTCCTCCGAGTGCAGATTGAGGATGCTATTGCGGCTGATGGGATTTTTACTACGCTCATGGGGGATGATGTGGAGCCGCGTAGGGCTTTCATTGAGTCTAACGCGTTGAGGGCGGGGAATATTGATGTTTGA